Proteins from a genomic interval of Microbacterium phyllosphaerae:
- a CDS encoding PP2C family protein-serine/threonine phosphatase, protein MSVALAVSTGAATHTGLRRTLNEDAFLASAPIFLVADGMGGHEAGERASAAVITEFSRHVGQPALALDEVRDAVAVARAEVEALSTTSNGRAGTTLSGVIIATVDGMGYWLVLNIGDSRVYRLEDGDLEQVSVDHSVVQELIEAGELRPEDAQTDRRRNIITRAIGAGSDGEVDYWLFPAEMGDRMLICSDGLSSELSDGAIREILMVESDPQRAADFLVSSAVHAGGRDNVTAVVIDAVSVASRPGTLVETDEPDIADTRPREAAGGVR, encoded by the coding sequence ATGAGCGTCGCGCTGGCGGTCTCGACGGGTGCGGCGACGCACACGGGGCTGCGCCGAACCCTCAACGAAGATGCCTTCCTCGCCAGCGCGCCGATCTTCCTCGTCGCCGACGGCATGGGCGGCCACGAGGCGGGGGAGCGCGCCAGCGCCGCCGTCATCACCGAGTTCTCGCGTCACGTCGGGCAGCCGGCCCTCGCCCTCGACGAGGTGCGCGATGCCGTCGCCGTCGCGCGCGCAGAGGTCGAAGCGCTGTCGACGACGAGCAACGGCCGGGCGGGCACCACACTGAGCGGTGTCATCATCGCGACGGTCGACGGCATGGGGTACTGGCTCGTGCTGAACATCGGCGACTCGCGCGTCTACCGCCTCGAGGACGGCGACCTCGAACAGGTGAGTGTCGACCACTCGGTGGTGCAGGAGCTCATCGAGGCGGGCGAGCTGCGCCCGGAGGACGCGCAGACCGACCGTCGTCGCAACATCATCACCCGGGCCATCGGCGCGGGAAGCGACGGCGAGGTCGACTACTGGCTGTTCCCCGCCGAGATGGGCGACCGGATGCTGATCTGCTCGGACGGACTCTCGTCGGAACTCAGCGACGGCGCGATCCGCGAGATCCTGATGGTCGAGTCCGATCCCCAGCGCGCCGCGGACTTCCTCGTCTCGAGCGCGGTGCACGCCGGCGGACGCGACAACGTCACGGCTGTCGTGATCGATGCCGTCTCGGTCGCGTCGAGGCCAGGCACGCTCGTCGAGACCGATGAACCAGACATCGCGGACACGCGTCCGCGTGAAGCCGCAGGAGGAGTCCGCTGA